From a region of the Desulfovibrio oxyclinae DSM 11498 genome:
- the rlmB gene encoding 23S rRNA (guanosine(2251)-2'-O)-methyltransferase RlmB — MRNKSDDRAPSRGGKDFVVGTKPVLELLEANPERVDHVMFKKGRHDKQLDRIVTLCRDNGIAFKSVQTKDLDRAYSGNHQGVAAQVAALEYTPVEQLLETAPDAPLPLIVALDQVQDPGNVGALVRTVYAMGGAGVIVCRHHGAYLGAGAVKASAGALNRLPVAKANNLSRTLVDCRQHGYEIYCTRSGEDSENAFDTKLNLPAVLVLGNEEKGVRPGVAKQCTREIYLPFKRDFDSLNVAQAGAMLVGMFSLRNS; from the coding sequence ATGCGAAACAAAAGTGACGATCGCGCCCCTTCGAGGGGCGGAAAGGATTTTGTGGTAGGCACCAAGCCGGTGCTGGAGCTTCTGGAAGCCAACCCGGAACGCGTGGACCACGTCATGTTCAAAAAAGGCAGGCACGACAAGCAGCTGGACCGCATCGTGACCCTGTGCCGCGATAATGGAATTGCATTCAAATCGGTGCAGACAAAGGACCTGGATCGGGCTTATTCCGGCAACCATCAGGGCGTGGCCGCACAGGTTGCCGCGCTGGAATACACGCCCGTGGAGCAGCTGCTGGAAACCGCTCCGGACGCACCGCTTCCGCTCATCGTGGCCCTTGATCAGGTTCAGGACCCGGGCAACGTTGGCGCTCTGGTGCGCACGGTCTACGCCATGGGCGGGGCCGGGGTCATCGTCTGTCGCCACCACGGCGCATACCTCGGTGCCGGAGCGGTCAAGGCCAGTGCGGGCGCGCTCAACCGTTTGCCCGTGGCCAAGGCCAACAACCTCTCCCGCACTCTGGTGGACTGCCGTCAGCATGGCTATGAAATATACTGCACCCGCTCCGGGGAGGACTCTGAAAACGCCTTCGACACCAAGCTGAACCTTCCGGCCGTGCTGGTGCTCGGCAACGAGGAAAAAGGCGTGCGTCCCGGTGTGGCCAAGCAGTGCACCCGCGAGATATATCTTCCTTTCAAGAGGGACTTCGACTCCCTCAATGTGGCGCAGGCCGGAGCCATGCTCGTGGGCATGTTCTCCCTGCGCAACTCTTAG
- a CDS encoding TetR/AcrR family transcriptional regulator — MAKRMSGEERRMQAAEAALKLAEDGLSAVTLTGVAEEMGVVPSALYRHFKSKDDLMLAVLARMREVVEENAKEAVSDATDPLDALRRLSRLQADSLYSRPGVMHLMFSEKVVGSSPEVRSGFDRTSGSFRERVRLLVEQGQREGVIRDDADATDLMFMFLGILLPPVFLNHISGGEFDFREQVQRNWRFFEQTVRARKED; from the coding sequence GTGGCAAAGCGGATGTCGGGCGAAGAAAGAAGGATGCAGGCGGCCGAGGCGGCCTTGAAACTCGCCGAGGACGGGCTTTCCGCAGTGACGCTCACGGGCGTTGCCGAGGAAATGGGCGTGGTGCCATCCGCGCTATACCGTCACTTCAAGAGCAAGGATGATCTGATGCTGGCCGTGCTGGCGCGTATGCGCGAGGTGGTGGAGGAAAACGCCAAAGAAGCAGTCAGTGACGCGACCGATCCGCTGGATGCCTTGCGCCGCCTCTCGCGTTTGCAGGCCGACTCGCTGTACAGCCGGCCGGGCGTCATGCACCTGATGTTTTCCGAAAAGGTCGTCGGCTCAAGCCCCGAAGTACGTTCCGGATTCGACCGCACTTCCGGCAGTTTTCGGGAGCGGGTCCGACTGCTTGTAGAGCAGGGACAGCGCGAAGGTGTGATTCGTGACGATGCCGACGCCACCGATCTTATGTTCATGTTTCTTGGCATCCTTCTGCCGCCGGTGTTCCTGAATCATATCAGTGGCGGTGAGTTCGATTTCCGGGAACAGGTCCAGCGCAACTGGCGGTTCTTTGAACAGACCGTCCGTGCACGAAAGGAGGACTGA
- the arfB gene encoding alternative ribosome rescue aminoacyl-tRNA hydrolase ArfB, whose product MDIRINDRLIIPEAELRFTFSRSSGPGGQHVNTADTRVTLLFDVEGSPTLSQWQKDRLMRALASRIGKDGMLRISSDSERSQKRNREDAVRRFAQLLRDALKKRKARRPTRPTRSSVRRRIQGKKHRGAIKKARGKVGSDE is encoded by the coding sequence ATGGACATCAGGATCAACGACAGGCTGATCATCCCGGAAGCCGAGCTCAGGTTCACCTTCAGCCGTTCCTCGGGGCCGGGGGGACAGCATGTGAACACGGCCGATACGCGCGTCACCCTGCTCTTCGACGTGGAAGGCTCTCCAACGCTGTCGCAGTGGCAGAAGGACCGCCTGATGCGGGCGCTCGCCTCGCGCATCGGCAAGGACGGGATGCTGCGTATCTCTTCCGATTCCGAACGCAGTCAGAAACGCAACCGCGAGGATGCGGTCCGACGTTTTGCCCAGCTTCTGCGCGACGCCCTCAAAAAACGCAAGGCCAGACGCCCCACGCGTCCCACGCGGTCCAGCGTTCGCCGCCGCATCCAAGGCAAAAAGCACCGCGGGGCCATCAAGAAGGCGCGCGGCAAGGTTGGCAGCGACGAATAG
- a CDS encoding ABC transporter ATP-binding protein: MSDERVIDVSGVTKSFGDRTVVRDVDMHVSRGEIYGFLGPNGSGKTTFIRMLCGLLEPDAGEGTCLGYDIRTEGDRIKPHVGYMAQRFSLYEDLTVRENLEFMARAYGMRNVKRHVTRMLDSMGLDRFENILAGGLSGGWKQRLALGASILHGPKLLLLDEPTAGVDPGARRDFWDEVHRLAAEEGVTALISTHYMDEAERCHRLAYIAYGDLLVRGTVHEIIEQSALVTWRVRGTKLHELAEKLKGMDGVRQSAAFGNDLHVSGPDGRLLEKAIRAVSGPDHTAEQVDTSLEEVFIDMMRRSGKQ, translated from the coding sequence ATGAGTGACGAGCGCGTCATCGACGTCAGCGGCGTGACCAAGTCCTTTGGCGACCGCACGGTGGTCCGGGACGTGGACATGCATGTGTCGCGCGGCGAGATATACGGTTTTCTCGGCCCCAACGGCTCGGGCAAGACCACCTTCATCCGGATGCTCTGCGGCCTGCTGGAGCCGGATGCTGGCGAAGGAACCTGCCTGGGCTACGACATCCGCACCGAAGGCGACCGCATCAAGCCGCATGTTGGCTACATGGCCCAACGATTTTCCCTGTATGAAGACCTGACCGTGCGCGAAAACCTTGAATTCATGGCCCGCGCCTACGGCATGAGGAACGTGAAGCGACACGTGACGCGGATGCTCGATTCCATGGGGCTGGACCGGTTTGAGAATATCCTTGCCGGGGGCCTTTCCGGTGGCTGGAAGCAGCGGCTGGCGCTGGGCGCGAGCATACTGCACGGGCCGAAGCTGCTGCTGCTCGACGAACCAACGGCGGGCGTGGACCCGGGCGCACGGCGCGACTTCTGGGACGAGGTGCACCGGCTGGCGGCCGAAGAGGGCGTCACCGCGCTCATCAGCACGCACTACATGGACGAGGCGGAGCGCTGTCACCGGCTGGCCTACATCGCTTACGGCGACCTGCTGGTGCGAGGCACGGTGCATGAGATCATCGAGCAGTCCGCACTGGTCACGTGGCGGGTGCGAGGTACGAAGCTTCATGAGCTTGCCGAAAAGCTCAAGGGCATGGATGGCGTTCGCCAGTCCGCGGCGTTCGGCAACGACCTGCATGTTTCCGGGCCGGACGGCCGGCTGCTGGAAAAGGCCATCCGTGCGGTTTCAGGACCGGATCATACAGCGGAACAGGTGGACACCTCGCTCGAAGAGGTCTTCATCGACATGATGCGAAGGAGCGGCAAGCAATGA
- a CDS encoding HD-GYP domain-containing protein → MMPRVLIVDDEKNLLSALRRHMRAVDYEIITEENPGKALDILRRENPAVLVTDLKMPGMDGIELLRRAQELQPDCIRILMTGYADLAAAVDAVNHGGIFRFLAKPFQTEDLQHAIDQAMRYRSFLESDRELQILKRTQSAMEGMIHAFVDLVETRDPYTCGHQNRVARLSVAIGRKAGLDDDRLHGLRLAALVHDIGKIGVPFSILNKPGVLSEAEMAIIREHPETGWGTLRHVDFPWPIAEVVLQHHERLDGSGYPHGLQGDAICTEARIIAVADMVDAMASHRPYRPALGVGAALKELRAKRQTQYDARFADICVELFDDGYRLIQDTAAAPQTG, encoded by the coding sequence ATGATGCCACGGGTCCTCATCGTCGATGATGAAAAGAATCTCTTGAGCGCGTTGCGGCGGCACATGCGTGCGGTCGATTACGAAATCATCACGGAAGAAAACCCCGGCAAGGCACTGGACATACTCAGGCGGGAAAATCCGGCCGTGCTTGTCACGGACCTGAAGATGCCCGGCATGGACGGCATCGAACTGTTGCGCCGGGCGCAGGAACTCCAGCCGGACTGCATCCGCATCCTCATGACCGGATACGCAGACCTCGCCGCAGCGGTTGACGCCGTCAACCATGGGGGAATCTTCCGGTTCCTCGCCAAGCCCTTCCAGACCGAAGATCTGCAGCACGCAATTGATCAGGCCATGCGCTACCGGTCATTCCTGGAAAGCGACAGGGAACTGCAGATTCTCAAACGCACCCAATCCGCCATGGAGGGCATGATCCACGCTTTCGTGGATCTGGTGGAGACCCGCGACCCGTACACCTGTGGACACCAAAACCGCGTGGCGCGCCTAAGCGTCGCCATAGGCCGCAAGGCCGGACTGGACGACGACAGGCTGCACGGACTGCGACTGGCCGCGCTTGTGCACGACATTGGCAAAATCGGGGTTCCGTTCAGCATCCTGAACAAGCCCGGCGTGCTCAGCGAGGCGGAGATGGCCATCATCCGCGAGCACCCCGAGACGGGGTGGGGAACGCTGCGCCACGTCGATTTTCCATGGCCCATAGCCGAGGTCGTGCTGCAACACCACGAGCGCCTCGACGGGTCAGGATATCCTCACGGCCTGCAAGGCGACGCCATCTGCACCGAGGCGCGCATCATCGCGGTGGCCGACATGGTGGACGCCATGGCCTCGCACCGGCCCTACCGGCCCGCCCTTGGCGTCGGGGCAGCACTCAAGGAACTGCGGGCCAAACGCCAGACACAGTACGACGCCCGTTTCGCCGACATCTGCGTCGAGCTTTTTGATGACGGCTACCGTCTCATTCAGGACACCGCTGCCGCCCCGCAGACCGGCTAA
- a CDS encoding ABC transporter permease — protein sequence MSVGRFSFSRFAAMAAKEFVQMRRDRLTFAMMIGIPLIQLILFGYAINSDPRHLPTAILSADESAYSRSIVAAMQTSSYFDVNRILDSRRQAREAMNLGTQQFVLTIPEGFGRKLMRGERPVLLLEADATDPSATSGAIAAVNRVVTTAIARDLKGAFGNLIPRKAPVDLRIHRDFNPEVQTQYNIVPGLMGVILTLTLVMITSLAITRERERGTMENLLTTPIRPLEVMLGKIVPYIFVGYVQMVLIMVAARFLFGVPFEGSVPLVFLLSVVFIAANLTVGVTVSTIARNQLQAVQLSIFFFLPSLLLSGFMFPFRGMPEWAQTIGSVLPLTHYLRLVRGVLLKGIGPLDAMHHVWPVAIFLLAVLLVGLKRFRRTLD from the coding sequence ATGAGCGTCGGGCGGTTCAGCTTCAGCCGGTTCGCGGCCATGGCCGCCAAGGAGTTCGTGCAGATGCGGCGCGACCGCCTGACCTTTGCCATGATGATCGGTATTCCGCTTATTCAGCTCATCCTCTTCGGCTACGCCATCAATTCGGACCCTCGCCATTTGCCTACGGCAATCCTTTCAGCGGATGAGTCGGCGTATTCGCGCTCCATCGTGGCCGCCATGCAGACCAGCAGTTATTTCGACGTGAACCGCATCCTCGACAGCAGAAGACAGGCGCGCGAGGCCATGAACCTCGGCACTCAGCAGTTCGTGCTGACCATCCCGGAGGGCTTCGGCCGAAAACTCATGCGCGGCGAGCGTCCCGTGCTGTTGCTGGAGGCCGATGCCACCGACCCGTCCGCCACGTCCGGGGCCATCGCCGCCGTGAACCGCGTGGTGACCACGGCCATCGCCCGCGACCTGAAAGGGGCCTTCGGGAATCTCATCCCCCGGAAGGCGCCTGTGGACCTGCGCATCCACCGGGATTTCAACCCGGAGGTGCAGACGCAGTACAACATCGTGCCGGGCCTGATGGGGGTCATTCTGACCCTGACGCTGGTCATGATCACCTCGCTGGCCATCACCCGCGAGCGTGAACGTGGCACCATGGAGAATCTGCTGACCACCCCCATCCGGCCGCTGGAGGTCATGCTCGGCAAGATCGTGCCGTATATTTTCGTGGGGTACGTGCAGATGGTGCTGATCATGGTGGCGGCGCGTTTTCTGTTCGGGGTGCCGTTCGAGGGCAGCGTGCCGCTGGTGTTCCTGCTCTCCGTGGTCTTCATCGCCGCGAACCTGACCGTGGGCGTGACCGTCTCCACCATAGCAAGGAACCAGTTGCAGGCCGTGCAGCTCTCCATCTTCTTTTTTCTGCCGTCGCTGCTGCTTTCGGGCTTCATGTTTCCGTTCCGTGGGATGCCTGAGTGGGCGCAGACCATCGGCTCCGTGCTGCCGCTGACGCATTACCTGCGGCTGGTGCGCGGGGTGCTGCTCAAAGGCATCGGGCCGTTGGACGCAATGCATCACGTCTGGCCGGTGGCGATATTCCTGCTGGCGGTGCTGCTGGTGGGGCTCAAACGGTTCAGGCGCACGCTGGATTAG
- a CDS encoding mechanosensitive ion channel family protein: protein MESVELIRLSARIALASATLIAAAGILIWLFRGRTPGTVRFRDALLDSLRSRTRMLIPAAAVIFAVGVLVPLAQLDEAASKTISTILNILWIMFAAWGVTAVVSIFCDVTLWRYDVNVEDNLGARQVHTRVRVLQRIVVVVVWIVAVAGALMLFERFRALGGTLLASAGVLSILLGLSAQKTFGAMVAGIQVALSHPVNIDDVVIVEGEWGRIEEITFTYVVVRTWDLRRIILPISYFLETPFQNWTRKSAEILGSVFLHADYTVPMDQLREELRRLCEANSGLWNGKTCVLQVTDAGPDTVTLRALVSADNAGAAWDLRCIVREGLIGYINEKCPQCLPRHRVRLQDEAGATAEPLEESS, encoded by the coding sequence ATGGAATCGGTTGAACTCATAAGACTCTCTGCCCGCATCGCGCTGGCATCGGCGACGCTCATCGCGGCGGCGGGCATTCTCATCTGGCTCTTCAGGGGTCGTACGCCCGGCACGGTCCGCTTTCGGGACGCTCTTCTGGATTCCCTGCGTTCACGAACGCGAATGCTCATTCCCGCCGCAGCCGTCATCTTCGCCGTGGGAGTCCTCGTGCCGCTTGCACAACTTGACGAGGCCGCGTCAAAGACGATCAGTACCATCCTGAACATCCTTTGGATCATGTTCGCTGCCTGGGGTGTTACCGCGGTGGTCTCCATTTTCTGCGACGTAACGCTGTGGCGATACGACGTGAACGTGGAGGACAACCTCGGCGCGCGGCAGGTGCATACGCGGGTCAGGGTTCTTCAGCGGATCGTGGTGGTGGTCGTCTGGATCGTCGCCGTGGCCGGGGCATTGATGCTTTTCGAACGCTTCCGGGCCCTCGGCGGAACGCTGCTGGCCTCGGCCGGGGTGCTCAGCATCCTGCTCGGCCTGTCCGCCCAGAAAACCTTCGGCGCCATGGTGGCCGGAATTCAGGTGGCCCTGTCGCATCCGGTCAACATTGACGACGTTGTCATCGTGGAAGGCGAATGGGGCCGCATCGAGGAGATAACCTTCACGTACGTGGTGGTCAGAACGTGGGACCTGCGCCGCATCATCCTGCCCATATCCTACTTTCTGGAAACCCCGTTCCAGAACTGGACCAGAAAGAGCGCGGAGATTCTCGGCAGCGTGTTCCTGCATGCGGATTACACCGTGCCGATGGATCAACTGCGCGAAGAGCTGCGCCGTCTGTGCGAAGCCAATTCCGGGCTTTGGAACGGCAAGACCTGCGTACTTCAGGTGACGGACGCAGGCCCGGACACCGTGACGCTGCGGGCTTTGGTGAGCGCGGACAACGCGGGGGCGGCGTGGGATTTGCGCTGCATCGTCCGCGAAGGACTCATCGGATACATAAACGAAAAATGTCCGCAGTGTCTGCCGAGGCATCGCGTTCGTTTGCAGGATGAAGCGGGCGCGACTGCGGAGCCGCTTGAAGAATCGTCGTAG
- a CDS encoding HlyD family secretion protein, whose translation MRPLVSFVFSLSVLLLAACSESPDSWQGYVEGEYVHVAAPIGGRLQTLSVERGQTVAAGAPLFTLERSFEAAGVAEAEDNLRRAENELANLSKGKRPSEIAEIEARLRKARASMILAEAEYKRRERLLDEKTISEEERDRSLTEYRTARQQVAQIRAQLDTARLGAREDEVKAAEANVSAARAKLEQARWNFDQKAQDAPEESLVFDTIREEGEWVPAGNPVVSLLPPENRIVRFFVPETVVSRLKPGMDASVRMDGRDELLPVRISYVAPEAEYTPPVIYSSSTRYKLVFMVEARPVDPRDAAGLKPGQPLDVLPPQGVPVEVGHE comes from the coding sequence ATGAGACCTCTCGTTTCGTTTGTTTTCTCACTCTCGGTGCTTCTGTTGGCCGCATGCTCCGAATCTCCCGACTCATGGCAGGGGTATGTGGAGGGGGAATACGTGCACGTCGCCGCTCCCATCGGCGGCAGGTTGCAGACGCTCTCGGTTGAGCGCGGGCAGACCGTGGCGGCCGGAGCGCCCCTGTTCACGCTGGAGCGCAGCTTCGAGGCTGCCGGGGTTGCCGAAGCCGAGGACAACCTGCGCCGCGCCGAGAACGAACTCGCCAACCTCTCCAAGGGCAAGCGTCCGTCCGAGATAGCTGAAATCGAGGCGCGGCTTCGCAAGGCCCGTGCATCCATGATTCTTGCCGAGGCCGAATACAAGCGCCGCGAAAGGCTGCTCGACGAAAAGACCATCTCCGAAGAGGAGCGTGACCGGTCGCTTACCGAATACCGTACGGCCCGCCAGCAGGTGGCGCAGATCCGCGCGCAGCTCGACACCGCGCGGCTCGGAGCGCGAGAGGACGAGGTCAAGGCGGCTGAGGCCAACGTGAGTGCGGCCCGCGCCAAGCTGGAGCAGGCCCGCTGGAATTTCGACCAGAAGGCGCAGGACGCCCCCGAAGAATCGCTGGTTTTCGATACCATCCGTGAGGAAGGCGAATGGGTGCCCGCAGGGAATCCGGTGGTCTCCCTGCTGCCGCCGGAAAACCGCATCGTACGCTTCTTCGTGCCCGAAACCGTGGTCTCGCGGCTGAAGCCGGGCATGGATGCCTCGGTGCGCATGGACGGTCGCGATGAGCTGCTGCCGGTCCGCATCAGCTATGTCGCGCCGGAGGCCGAATATACTCCCCCGGTGATTTATTCCAGCTCCACCCGCTACAAGCTGGTGTTCATGGTCGAGGCGCGGCCTGTTGATCCGCGGGACGCGGCGGGACTGAAGCCGGGGCAGCCGCTGGACGTGCTGCCGCCGCAGGGCGTTCCCGTGGAGGTCGGGCATGAGTGA
- a CDS encoding PAS domain-containing sensor histidine kinase: MRLTKSNIWIFGATLAAAIMAVAAISFYVQYESAYSQQREWIWRSLLKDSAMIREMYRSNLSIMHRERAFDATIGQVAFAQSTLSDAAPKASIGIHEEATGGTRFLVVNGRLVRDTELELSSLAFGNGLASPMALALAGEQGVTEVSDQGETAVLAAYKPLRLNGDILLGMVVKVDLHTIRAPLLEGGVIALATGFGIALFCMVVLIRAWEPILDSLRQSRDSYRHLVESSGSVIMRLSPDGRIRFLNQYGAALFGPNENKRNQEVFGFVFPEDSKNREAFASAVRQLASSSASVSLDMQCPTCKGHPAWFAWTFSPLTDENDRLTEVLAVGNDITATKRAEDARRESETRFRSIAAASPVGILITDLHGNPAYANEQFLNMFGTTLIQLLSEGWMKMVHPADRKRVRSDWLGGTSRKRSSRSEFRIISRGGRQFWVLGMAVPMGEDPDKPVGIVGTFTDITAIKEAEARSRRLAKALDQAAEVVIITDADGVIEYTNPAFEKVTGYTRKDVVGKKPSILKSGEHDREFYREFWETISSGHVWNGQFRNRRKDGSFYSQECTVGPVKDEDGQIVNYVAVARDITERVENEAQIRHSQKLESIGQLAAGIAHEINTPIQYVGDNLRFLEEAFGHIKTVLDTAMEQVEQLSGEEAEKARQTITKIADEADVEFMYEEVPQALEQSTQGIARVTEIVRSMKEFSHPGEEGMKPSDLNEGIRNTINVARNEWKYVADLETDLDDSLPTVHCQISELNQVLLNMIINSAHAIADKIGDSEEKGRITIRTRREDNWVVLEVEDTGIGMTEEVRQRVFDPFFTTKDVGRGTGQGLSIAHNVVVTGHGGKFNVRSTPGEGSTFEIRLPLTPEDAGE; the protein is encoded by the coding sequence ATGCGACTGACCAAAAGCAACATCTGGATTTTCGGCGCCACGCTGGCCGCAGCCATCATGGCGGTTGCGGCGATTTCCTTCTACGTCCAGTATGAATCCGCCTATTCCCAGCAGCGCGAATGGATCTGGCGAAGCCTGCTCAAGGACAGCGCCATGATCCGGGAAATGTACCGCTCGAATCTTTCCATCATGCACCGCGAGCGCGCTTTCGACGCCACCATCGGGCAGGTGGCCTTCGCACAATCCACCCTTTCGGACGCTGCCCCCAAGGCGAGCATCGGCATCCACGAGGAAGCCACCGGGGGCACCCGCTTCCTCGTGGTCAACGGCCGCCTCGTGCGCGACACCGAACTAGAACTTTCAAGCCTCGCCTTCGGCAACGGGCTGGCCAGCCCCATGGCGCTGGCCCTTGCGGGCGAACAGGGCGTGACCGAGGTGAGCGATCAGGGCGAAACAGCCGTGCTCGCGGCCTACAAGCCGCTTCGCCTGAACGGGGACATCCTGCTGGGTATGGTGGTCAAGGTTGACCTTCACACCATCCGCGCCCCGCTGCTTGAAGGCGGCGTTATCGCGCTCGCCACGGGCTTCGGCATTGCCCTGTTCTGCATGGTGGTCCTGATCCGCGCATGGGAGCCCATCCTCGACAGTCTTCGCCAGAGCCGTGACAGCTATCGGCACCTTGTGGAGAGTAGCGGCAGCGTCATCATGCGACTGTCCCCCGACGGGCGGATTCGCTTTCTGAACCAATATGGCGCCGCTCTTTTCGGCCCGAACGAAAACAAGCGGAATCAAGAGGTCTTCGGCTTTGTTTTTCCTGAGGACTCCAAAAACCGGGAAGCCTTCGCTTCGGCAGTGAGGCAACTCGCCTCCAGTTCAGCTTCGGTATCTCTGGACATGCAATGCCCCACCTGCAAAGGGCATCCAGCATGGTTCGCATGGACGTTCTCCCCCCTTACCGATGAGAATGACCGCCTCACTGAAGTGCTGGCCGTCGGCAACGACATCACCGCCACCAAACGGGCCGAGGACGCCAGACGCGAAAGCGAAACCCGCTTCCGCAGCATCGCCGCAGCCAGCCCCGTTGGCATTCTCATAACCGACCTGCACGGCAACCCGGCCTACGCCAACGAGCAGTTCCTGAACATGTTCGGCACCACACTCATTCAGCTGCTTTCCGAAGGCTGGATGAAGATGGTGCACCCCGCTGATCGCAAGCGCGTCCGGAGCGATTGGCTCGGCGGCACCAGCCGCAAGCGCAGCAGCCGCTCGGAGTTCCGCATCATTTCCCGCGGCGGGCGCCAGTTCTGGGTGCTGGGCATGGCGGTTCCCATGGGAGAGGACCCGGACAAGCCCGTGGGCATCGTGGGCACCTTCACCGACATCACCGCCATCAAGGAGGCCGAGGCCCGCAGTCGCAGACTTGCCAAGGCGCTGGATCAGGCCGCCGAGGTGGTCATCATCACCGACGCGGACGGAGTGATCGAATACACCAACCCCGCCTTCGAGAAAGTCACCGGATACACGCGCAAGGATGTCGTCGGCAAAAAGCCTTCGATCCTCAAAAGCGGTGAGCACGACCGTGAATTCTACCGTGAGTTCTGGGAGACCATTTCTTCCGGGCATGTCTGGAACGGCCAGTTCCGTAACCGCCGCAAGGACGGCAGCTTTTACAGTCAGGAATGCACGGTGGGACCGGTCAAGGACGAAGACGGCCAGATAGTCAACTACGTGGCCGTGGCGCGCGACATCACCGAGCGGGTGGAGAACGAGGCCCAGATTCGGCACAGCCAGAAGCTGGAATCCATAGGCCAGCTTGCGGCGGGCATCGCGCACGAGATCAACACGCCCATCCAGTACGTAGGGGACAACCTGCGTTTTCTGGAAGAAGCGTTCGGCCACATCAAGACGGTGCTTGACACTGCGATGGAACAGGTGGAGCAGCTTTCCGGCGAAGAGGCGGAAAAGGCCCGGCAGACCATCACGAAGATCGCGGACGAGGCCGACGTGGAGTTCATGTACGAGGAAGTGCCACAGGCTCTGGAGCAGTCCACGCAAGGCATCGCGCGCGTGACCGAGATCGTGCGGTCCATGAAGGAATTCTCGCATCCCGGCGAAGAGGGCATGAAGCCTTCGGACCTCAACGAAGGGATTCGCAACACCATCAACGTGGCGCGCAACGAGTGGAAATACGTTGCCGACCTTGAGACGGACCTGGACGACTCCCTGCCGACCGTGCACTGCCAGATAAGCGAACTCAATCAGGTCTTGCTGAACATGATCATCAACTCCGCGCACGCCATTGCCGACAAGATTGGCGACAGCGAGGAGAAGGGACGCATCACCATCCGCACCCGGCGCGAGGACAACTGGGTCGTGCTGGAAGTGGAGGACACCGGCATCGGCATGACCGAGGAAGTCCGTCAGCGTGTGTTCGACCCCTTCTTCACCACCAAGGATGTGGGGCGCGGCACGGGACAGGGGCTTTCCATCGCTCACAACGTGGTCGTCACCGGCCACGGCGGCAAGTTCAACGTCCGCAGCACTCCCGGCGAGGGCTCCACGTTCGAAATCAGGCTGCCGCTGACCCCAGAGGACGCTGGGGAATGA